A single Lactuca sativa cultivar Salinas chromosome 8, Lsat_Salinas_v11, whole genome shotgun sequence DNA region contains:
- the LOC128127983 gene encoding uncharacterized protein LOC128127983, with translation MINALFEELEEGGFTYDISHNSEGRISRLFIAHLLSIKLVKAFSDIFVMDCTYKTNKYNMPLLDIIGVSCFNTSFYSGFVFLEKEDEENYSWALRAFKEIIGQGNQPCVIMSDRELALMNGIKNIFPTMTNLLCVWHIEKNVLANCKKYFGRAEDFDIFMSSWNNVVYSTTEDLFEKNWDEFESMYIEKKDALEYIKKYGFLGKKRDLREVKEKICLAVKHEFNEIKVKLSSEKLQVPHYCNMPFFRELHSHISHFALKEIYRQYDVAKDGIITPCTGHFIATMGLPCAHKIKYWQGTTFSLDLIHPHWRIDTLSLNVQNDLHGEGINRFDELLNELRSTYQRWPLNKKEHALSVITKLVNQSVTVFEPMI, from the exons ATGATTAACGCATTATTTGAGGAGCTTGAAGAAGGTGGTTTTACATATGATATTTCACATAATTCGGAGGGACGTATATCTCGTTTGTTTATTGCACACCTTTTGTCGATTAAACTTGTCAAAGCCTTTTCTGATATCTTTGTGATGGATTGCACCTACAAAACCAATAAATATAACATGCCACTCCTTGATATCATTGGTGTTTCATGTTTCAATACATCCTTTTATTCTGGGtttgtttttttagaaaaagaagatgaagaaaattATTCTTGGGCATTACGTGCATTTAAGGAGATTATTGGACAAGGTAATCAACCATGTGTGATTATGTCAGATAGGGAATTAGCGTTAATGAATggcataaaaaatatttttcctaCAATGACAAATCTTTTATGTGTTTGGCATATTGAAAAGAACGTATTAGCAAATTGCAAGAAATATTTTGGACGTGCCGAAGATTTTGATATTTTTATGTCAAGTTGGAATAATGTTGTATACTCGACGACGGAAGATCTCTTTGAGAAAAATTGGGATGAATTTGAGTCAATGTATATAGAGAAGAAAGATGCACTTGAGTACATAAAAAAATATGGCTTCCTTGGAAAGAAAA GAGATTTGAGGGAAGTGAAAGAGAAAATTTGTCTTGCAGTCAAGCATGAATTTAATGAGATTAAAGTGAAACTCTCAAGTGAGAAACTTCAAGTTCCTCACTATTGCAATATGCCATTTTTTAGAGAGCTTCATTCTCATATTTCTCACTTTGCCTTGAAGGAGATATATAGGCAATATGATGTTGCAAAAGAtg GTATTATAACTCCGTGCACCGGTCACTTTATTGCAACTATGGGTCTTCCATGTGCTCACAAAATAAAATATTGGCAAGGAACTACTTTTTCGTTGGATTTAATCCACCCTCATTGGAGGATTGACACGTTATCATTAAATGTACAAAATGATTTGCATGGTGAAGGCATCAATCGATTCGATGAGTTGCTTAATGAGTTGCGCTCAACGTATCAAAGGTGGCCCTTAAATAAGAAAGAACATGCTCTTTCAGTGATTACAAAACTTGTGAACCAATCTGTCACCGTTTTTGAGCCCATGATTTAA